A portion of the Leifsonia sp. EB41 genome contains these proteins:
- a CDS encoding esterase/lipase family protein → MQELPIVYCRGYAGPTSQIDSTVNDPFYGFNEGATHTRVNGDGDPMFYQFEGPLLRLLGERAYQVLVRGSQKELLATAADGSLPQKSIWIHRFYDEAATTYAAPTPRSGNLFDRAITWTEDLVREHTSAQGFDIEQAARELYDLVLLVREKTGASKVFLVAHSMGGLVARCMMQKVCEEDGRIPAKELVAKFCTYATPHGGIVFTGGLLNWLMETFGPAGSDIFSPPKMYGYLTPGKKFGDTPIGVSWDPRIIPSDVFDVDDVFCIIGTDQNDYNLAKLGVGPRSDGLVLIENAYVKGAHRAFVYKSHSGPYGEVNSEEGYQNLSRFLFGHWSVQVELSKLPPASVVAAQPDVSWQADLQLAIRGLSVLITEQKAVHYNPVQLNAEIAQHAPGAPGDDSVDAPIPLVGTFLFSKEPPTDLPPTHVTPGVGDDPTPAVVVDDAPEPPAHQGWWHRFVESFGAGNDESGPDAGSQPVDIALANPLDPTLPEVSASAVAAVAHELATTAAQSTPVASDYARLSEDLSRYALTLRVYQVITRNGVFDFSSNLEQVGDWQDVLIVDIGRAADGRFGAWTGWNSAVPGAINQLGQMADELVLTPDPQDRNVIHAVLDLPAAARALPVFGPAAQLAFTIVNRDA, encoded by the coding sequence GTGCAAGAGCTGCCGATCGTCTACTGCCGCGGGTATGCCGGCCCGACCAGTCAGATCGACTCCACGGTCAACGATCCCTTCTACGGCTTCAACGAGGGCGCCACCCACACCCGGGTCAACGGGGACGGCGACCCGATGTTCTACCAGTTCGAGGGTCCGCTCCTGCGGCTGCTGGGGGAGCGCGCCTACCAGGTGCTCGTGCGCGGCAGCCAGAAGGAGCTGCTCGCGACGGCCGCCGACGGCTCGCTGCCGCAGAAGTCCATCTGGATCCACCGCTTCTACGACGAGGCCGCCACCACCTACGCCGCGCCGACCCCGCGCAGCGGCAACCTGTTCGACCGGGCGATCACCTGGACGGAGGACCTCGTCCGGGAGCACACCAGTGCGCAGGGCTTCGACATCGAGCAGGCGGCGCGCGAGCTGTACGACCTCGTACTGCTGGTCCGCGAGAAGACCGGCGCGTCCAAGGTCTTCCTGGTCGCGCACTCGATGGGCGGCCTGGTCGCGCGCTGCATGATGCAGAAGGTGTGCGAGGAGGACGGACGCATCCCGGCGAAGGAGCTCGTCGCCAAGTTCTGCACCTACGCGACGCCGCACGGCGGGATCGTCTTCACCGGCGGCCTCCTCAACTGGCTGATGGAGACCTTCGGCCCGGCCGGGTCGGACATCTTCTCGCCGCCGAAGATGTACGGCTACCTCACGCCGGGCAAGAAGTTCGGGGACACACCGATCGGGGTGTCGTGGGATCCGCGGATCATCCCGTCGGACGTGTTCGACGTCGACGATGTGTTCTGCATCATCGGCACCGACCAGAACGACTACAACCTGGCCAAGCTCGGCGTCGGTCCGCGCAGCGACGGGCTGGTGCTCATCGAGAACGCCTACGTGAAGGGCGCCCACCGGGCGTTCGTCTACAAATCCCACTCGGGACCGTACGGGGAGGTGAACTCCGAGGAGGGCTACCAGAACCTGTCGCGCTTCCTGTTCGGCCACTGGTCGGTGCAGGTGGAGCTGAGCAAGCTCCCGCCCGCCTCGGTCGTCGCCGCGCAGCCCGACGTCTCCTGGCAGGCCGACCTCCAGCTCGCCATCCGCGGGCTGTCCGTGCTCATCACCGAGCAGAAGGCCGTGCACTACAACCCGGTGCAGCTCAACGCCGAGATCGCGCAGCACGCCCCTGGTGCGCCAGGGGACGACTCGGTGGACGCGCCGATCCCGCTGGTGGGGACGTTCCTGTTCTCGAAGGAGCCGCCCACCGACCTCCCGCCGACGCACGTCACCCCGGGGGTGGGCGACGACCCGACGCCGGCGGTCGTCGTGGACGACGCGCCTGAGCCGCCCGCGCACCAGGGCTGGTGGCATCGTTTCGTCGAATCGTTCGGCGCCGGGAACGACGAGTCGGGCCCCGATGCGGGCTCCCAACCCGTGGACATCGCGCTGGCGAACCCGCTCGATCCGACCCTCCCGGAGGTGTCGGCCTCGGCAGTCGCCGCGGTGGCCCACGAGCTCGCGACGACCGCAGCACAGAGCACGCCCGTCGCGAGCGACTATGCGCGGCTCAGCGAGGACCTCTCCCGCTACGCCCTCACCCTGCGCGTCTACCAGGTCATCACCCGCAACGGCGTCTTCGACTTCTCCAGCAACCTGGAGCAGGTCGGCGACTGGCAGGACGTGCTCATCGTCGACATCGGCCGCGCCGCGGACGGCCGTTTCGGCGCGTGGACGGGCTGGAACAGCGCCGTCCCGGGAGCGATCAACCAGCTCGGGCAGATGGCGGACGAGCTCGTGCTCACGCCCGACCCGCAGGACCGCAACGTCATCCACGCGGTGCTCGACCTCCCGGCCGCCGCCCGCGCCCTGCCGGTCTTCGGTCCGGCGGCGCAGCTCGCGTTCACCATCGTCAACCGGGACGCGTGA